The following proteins are encoded in a genomic region of Odontesthes bonariensis isolate fOdoBon6 chromosome 19, fOdoBon6.hap1, whole genome shotgun sequence:
- the tfr2 gene encoding transferrin receptor protein 2, producing the protein MTTKLRKYKYGGPSSSRSDASTTRPESEMDATDMRADISVAIRSELKDALKEDFNFLKSELKEVKSEMVNNTAAIRSELDDMKATIVNMDCQHANHSRLREAKLLVSPRPVQRLHEAVLDLTRVPTEDFSCIPSGLQSSMDLLTAHLTQSPSASLRCSAEVSDEDEEVGGRQGVELRFVTLEEEEAGPMCDIRALVLRHCHGYRRGCGLCACGVMVVAAAFLLAFAVFSGRYHCSLLGGLGQEEEQQGGGANTPAEGGAGPYLGELREMMRRLLQDEDIHNTVSRVSRADHPPGSSEGTALASEILRRFRQLQMDHTWTESLYATLQFPNRAQRSSLHLVDSAGLVSERIPLNPSDFCPYSATGNYTGGVVYANYGRPEDFSLLRSVGVSVVGHVAVMRVGGGVSFAEKVWLAERNGAGGALIYPDPADLPQDPRRLGLSSHTAVSEHVHLGSGDPFTPGFPSFNHTKFPPIQSSGLPLIPALPITATVAAKLLSQLSGPSCPPSWRGRLPYVRCVLGPEFSSGRRVQMSVHNVMTPVQLNNIFSSLEGRVEPDQYIILGAQRDSLGPGAVKSGVGTAILLELARTFTAMARNGFSPRRSLLFVSWDAGDFGNVGATEWLEGYLSMLHLKAVAYFSLDQAIMGDDVLSAYTSPLLVDLLDAAIKQVEHPKHAGQTIYSQAEREGGSWRIMKPLYLNSGAYSFTAFAGVPAMELRFSEERAYPFVNTPYDSVSRLQEVLGGRLGVTGRSAGQLVGEMVLRLVHDHILPLRITSYAQTVLQLSARLNKHSAELQSRGLSPQWLFSARGDYSRAAETLQSAIDYSDLHDPTTARFYNTRIMKVEYYFLSQYVSVMETPFRHVIHGRGNHTLSALTEHLALLTSDPGRFNEGRFRRQLALFTWTLQGAANALRGDVWSTHTRAH; encoded by the exons ATGACGACCAAGCTCCGTAAATATAAATACGGCGGCCCCTCGAGCTCGAGGTCCGACGCCTCCACGACACGGCCGGAGTCAGAAATGGACGCCACGGACATGAGAGCGGACATCTCTGTTGCTATCAGGTCAGAGCTAAAGGACGCGCTCAAGGAAGACTTTAACTTTCTTAAAAGTGAATTGAAAGAGGTGAAGTCTGAAATGGTAAACAACACAGCGGCCATTCGCTCTGAACTGGACGATATGAAGGCCACCATCGTCAACATGGACTGTCAGCATG ccaatcacagcaggCTGCGGGAGGCAAAACTTCTGGTTTCACCCCGACCTGTTCAGAGGCTCCACGAAGCAGTTCTGGATCTGACCCGGGTCCCAACTGAAG ATTTCTCCTGCATCCCTTCTGGTCTGCAGAGCAGCATGGACCTGCTGACCGCCCATCTGACACAG TCTCCCTCTGCGTCTCTTCGCTGCTCAGCGGAGGTTTCTGACGAAGACGAGGAGGTGGGAGGCAGACAGGGGGTGGAGCTAAGGTTTGTGAcgttggaggaggaggaggcggggcCTATGTGTGACATCAGAGCGCTGGTGCTGAGGCATTGCCATGGTTACAGGAGAGGCTGCGGGCTGTGTGCGTGCGGCGTGATGGTCGTCGCCGCAG CTTTCCTATTGGCCTTTGCCGTCTTCAGTGGGCGGTACCACTGCTCCCTGCTCGGGGGGCTGgggcaggaggaggaacagcagGGGGGCGGGGccaacacacctgcagagggggGGGCGGGGCCTTACCTGGGAGAGCTGCGGGAGATGATGAGGAGGCTGCTGCAGGACGAAGATATCCACAACACCGTGAG CCGGGTCAGCAGGGCGGACCATCCTCCGGGCTCCTCGGAGGGAACAGCTCTGGCCTCAGAGATCCTGCGGCGCTTCAGGCAGCTGCAGATGGACCACACCTGGACCGAGTCTCTGTACGCCACGCTGCAGTTCCCCAACAG GGCCCAGAGGAGCTCCCTGCACCTCGTGGACTCTGCCGGTCTGGTCTCAGAGCGGATTCCTCTGAACCCGTCTGACTTCTGTCCGTACAGCGCCACGGGAAACTACACG GGGGGCGTGGTCTACGCCAACTACGGCCGCCCAGAGGATTTCAGTTTGCTGAGGAGCGTGGGCGTGTCTGTGGTTGGTCATGTGGCGGTGATGCGTGTTGGGGGCGGGGTCAGTTTCGCTGAGAAGGTCTGGTTGGCTGAGAGGAACGGGGCGGGCGGAGCTCTGATCTACCCCGACCCTGCTGACCTGCCACAGGACCCCCGCCGCCTCGGACTGAGCTCCCACACCGCCGTGTCCGAACAC GTGCACCTCGGGTCAGGTGACCCCTTCACCCCCGGCTTTCCCTCCTTCAACCACACCAAGTTCCCTCCCATCCAGTCCTCTGGCCTGCCGCTGATCCCGGCGCTGCCCATCACCGCCACCGTGGCCGCCAAGTTGCTCAg CCAGCTGTCAGGTCCCTCCTGTCCTCCGTCTTGGCGCGGTCGGCTGCCGTACGTGCGCTGCGTGCTCGGGCCAGAGTTCAGCTCCGGGCGCAGAGTCCAGATGTCGGTCCACAACGTGATGACGCCGGTCCAGCTCAACAACATCTTCTCCTCGCTGGAGGGCCGCGTGGAGCCAG ACCAGTACATCATACTGGGAGCTCAGAGGGACTCGCTGGGTCCAGGAGCGGTGAAGTCCGGCGTTGGAACGGCGATCCTGCTAGAGCTGGCCCGAACCTTCACAGCCATGGCGAGGAACG GTTTCAGCCCCAGACGCAGTCTGCTGTTCGTCAGCTGGGACGCTGGAGACTTCGGGAACGTGGGAGCGACCGAATGGCTCGAG GGTTACCTGTCCATGCTGCACCTGAAGGCGGTGGCTTACTTCAGTCTGGATCAGGCCATCATGG GAGACGACGTCCTGTCGGCCTACACCAGCCCGCTACTGGTCGACCTGCTGGACGCTGCCATCAAACAG GTGGAACATCCCAAACATGCAGGGCAGACCATCTACAGCCAGGCTGAGAGGGAAGGAGGCAGCTGGAGGAT AATGAAGCCTCTGTATCTGAACAGCGGCGCCTACAGCTTCACTGCGTTTGCAGGAGTTCCAGCCATGGAGCTCAGGTTCTCTGAG GAGCGAGCGTACCCGTTCGTCAACACGCCTTATGACAGCGTGTCCCGCCTCCAGGAGGTCCTCGGTGGTCGTCTGGGGGTCACTGGGCGAAGCGCCGGGCAGCTGGTCGGGGAGATGGTGCTGCGACTGGTCCACGACCACATCCTGCCCCTCCGCATCACCTCCTACGCACAGACGGTGCTGCAGCTCAGCGCCCGGCTCAACAAGCACTCCGCCGAGCTGCAG TCCAGAGGTCTGTCGCCTCAGTGGCTGTTCAGCGCCCGCGGAGACTACAGCCGAGCGGCCGAGACGCTGCAGAGCGCCATCGACTACAGCGACCTGCACGACCCGACCACCGCTCGCTTCTACAACACCCGCATCATGAAG GTGGAGTACTACTTCCTGTCTCAGTACGTGTCCGTCATGGAGACGCCGTTCCGTCATGTGATCCACGGCCGTGGAAACCACACTCTGAGCGCGCTCACTGAGCACCTGGCCctgctgacctctgaccccggcAGGTTCAACGAGGGTCGCTTCAGACGGCAGCTGGCTCTGTTCACCTGGACGCTGCAGGGGGCCGCCAACGCTCTGAGGGGGGACGTGTGGAgcacgcacacacgtgcacactga